The Aphis gossypii isolate Hap1 chromosome 3, ASM2018417v2, whole genome shotgun sequence genome includes a region encoding these proteins:
- the LOC126550694 gene encoding ADP-ribose glycohydrolase OARD1-like, whose product MNKGIALEFRKRFGNLKELQKKNRKVSDILMSQAEHRKLLYIIIKKLFYHKPTYETIFHSLQNLKAYCIQNGITRLACPKLSCGLDGRKWEVIRDMLRFLFRGSSVHILVYTRDELTEEGKQRVIQEHHENPLGGHQGISRTYSKISQLYQWKGMRAQIREYIKKCPVCQVNKTPNQTIREPMVITTTATRPFEKIYMDIVGP is encoded by the coding sequence ATGAATAAAGGAATTGCGTTGGAATTCCGCAAAAGATTTGGAAACCTTAAGGAACTTCAgaagaaaaatcgaaaagtATCAGACATCCTAATGTCACAGGCAGAACATCGGAAGTTACTCTATATCATCATCAAGAAATTGTTCTATCATAAACCAACATATGAGACAATTTTCCACAGTTTACAGAACCTCAAGGCGTACTGCATACAAAATGGTATTACAAGACTCGCTTGCCCCAAACTAAGCTGTGGTTTAGATGGACGCAAGTGGGAAGTCATCCGTGACATGCTACGATTCCTCTTCCGTGGTTCCTCGGTGCATATTCTAGTATACACACGAGATGAGCTGACGGAAGAAGGCAAGCAACGGGTCATACAAGAGCATCACGAAAATCCACTTGGTGGGCACCAAGGGATTTCACGGACGTATAGCAAGATATCCCAATTATACCAGTGGAAAGGGATGAGGGCACAAATCAgagagtatataaaaaaatgtccagTTTGCCAAGTCAATAAAACTCCGAATCAGACTATCCGGGAGCCCATGGTTATAACGACCACTGCAACTAGACCCTTCGAGAAAATCTATATGGATATTGTAGGACCTTAA